From one Gossypium hirsutum isolate 1008001.06 chromosome D08, Gossypium_hirsutum_v2.1, whole genome shotgun sequence genomic stretch:
- the LOC121220096 gene encoding protein SPIRAL1-like 5, which produces MSRGGSYGGGQSSLGYLFGDDEQQSAPTVAPPIQPSYGIDVTAEMPPAPNKSSSKNQKEKNFSNTNNYHRAQGQNSGNFITDRPSTKVKSVPGGDSSLGYLFGEK; this is translated from the exons ATGAGTAGAGGTGGGAGCTACGGAGGCGGCCAAAGTTCCTTGGGCTACCTCTTTGGTGATGATGAGCAGCAAAGTGCACCAACTGTGGCACCACCTATCCAGCCCTCATATGGGATAGATGTTACCGCAGAGATGCCCCCAGCTCCCAATAAATCAAGTTCAAAGAACCAGAAAGAGAAAAACTTCAGCAACACCAACAATTACCATAGGGCTCAAGGACAGAATTCAGGGAACTTCATAACT GATCGCCCATCAACAAAAGTTAAGTCGGTTCCTGGTGGAGATTCATCTCTGGGTTACCTGTTTGGTGAGAAGTAA